DNA from bacterium:
GCAGCGCCTCCGAGACGACCTCCACGACCACCGCGCCGAGCACGGGGCCCGCGAGCGTACGCTGGCCGCCGAGGATCACCATGATGATGATGAGCGCCATCTCGTCGAACTTCATCCCGATGGGGCTCAAGAGCCCAATGTAATGGCCGTACACCGCCCCTGCGACCCCTGCGATGGCGCTGCTGGCGGCGAACACGAACCGCTTCCAGCGAAACGTGTTGACGCCAACGGCCCGGGCGGCGCCTTCGTCGTCGCGGATCGCCCGTAACCGGTACCCGATCCGGGAGCGCAAGAGGACAGCGAGGCCGCCAACCGTGAACGCGGCCAGGAGCAGGAAGATCTCGTAGGCAGGCCGCGGCGAGGGAGTGGAGAGGAGCTTCGGAACCGGGAGCCCCAGATCGCCGCGCGTGATCCCGTACTCCATGGAGATGAAGACGCGGGTCGATTCGGCGAACGCCCATGTCGCCAGCGCGAGGTAGAGCGCGCGCATGCGCAATGTCAGGGCGCCGATGCCATAGCCTACGATCCCGGCCGCAAGGCCGCCCGCAGCAACCCCGAGCGGGATCGGGATGCCGGAGCGGATGACGAGCAGCGCCGAGGCGTACCCACCGATACCGCTGAAGACGTGGTGCGCAAGTGAGAAGAGACCCGTGTACCCGGCGATGAGGTTCCAACTCGAGGCCATGATGACGTAGTAGCAGGCGACGGCCATGATATGGACCGGGTAATCGCCGAGGACCAGCGGGAGGAGCGCCGCCGCCGCGACCGTGGCGACGGCGAGGCCGACCCGGATGCCCGCCGCAGGCCAGGCCGCGCCGGGCGCGAGGGCGCCTGTCGCCGCCGTGGTTTACGCCTCCCGAGCCCGCTCGCCGAAGAGCCCGGCGGGCCGAAGCACGAGCAGCAATAACAGCAGCCCGAACCCGTAGACGTCGCGGAACGACGCCGAGAGAAATACGGATCCCAAACTCTCCACCAATCCGAGCAGCAGCCCGCCGATGATGCTGCCCGGAATCGACCCCAGGCCGCCGATCACGATGATCTCGAACCCCTTGACC
Protein-coding regions in this window:
- a CDS encoding branched-chain amino acid ABC transporter permease codes for the protein MAVACYYVIMASSWNLIAGYTGLFSLAHHVFSGIGGYASALLVIRSGIPIPLGVAAGGLAAGIVGYGIGALTLRMRALYLALATWAFAESTRVFISMEYGITRGDLGLPVPKLLSTPSPRPAYEIFLLLAAFTVGGLAVLLRSRIGYRLRAIRDDEGAARAVGVNTFRWKRFVFAASSAIAGVAGAVYGHYIGLLSPIGMKFDEMALIIIMVILGGQRTLAGPVLGAVVVEVVSEALRAYGQIRMVLFALVVIGMMRLYPLGLVGLVRAVLTRARGRSERPLQQAGRAP